The following nucleotide sequence is from Streptomyces bathyalis.
CATCCTGATCCCGTGGGCGATCCCCACCGCCATTTCCGCGATCCTGTGGCGCTGGATATTCAACAGCGACGGCGTGGCCAACAAGATCATCGGCGAGCAGATCCTGTGGACCACGGAGGGATTCCACGCCCAGGTCGCGGTCATCATCGCCGAGGTGTGGAAGACCGCGCCGTTCATCGGCCTGCTCGTGCTGGCCGGTCTCCAGGTGATCCCCAAGGAGGTCTACGAAGCCGCACGGATCGACGGGGCCACCGCAATGCGCCAGTTCTGGAACATCACCCTGCCCCTGGTGAAGCCCGCGCTGCTGGTGGCCGTGCTGTTCCGGACGCTGGACGCGCTGCGGATGTTCGACCTTCCCTACGTCCTCATCGGCGCGAAGAAGGCATCGGTGGAGACGTTGTCGATGCTGGCCCAGGACGAGGCGTCGAACGTGCGGTTCGGACCGGCTGCGGCGTACGCGGTGGTCCTCTTCATCTATGTCTTCCTGATCGCGCTGGCTTTTGTCCGGTTGCTGGGCACCGATCTCGTCCGTGACGACGACCCCACCCCCAAGCGCCGCCGCCGGTGGCTGACGCGACGTCGCACGGAGGTGACGGCATGAACTTCCAGGCAAAGATCCGCAGGTGGCTTCCGTATGTGGGTGTCGCCGTCGTCGTCGCCTACTGCCTGGCCCCGTTCTACTGGATGGTGGTGTCCAGCCTGCGGCGCACCTCGGACATCTTCGAGAACGCACCGCTGCCCAGCCACCCGTCCCTTGAGAACTACCTCGCGGTCTTCGACCCGTCCCAGTCGTTCACCAAGTCGATGATCAACAGCATCGTCGTGGCCGGGGTCACCACATCCGTGGCTCTGGTGCTTGCCACCTTCACCGCCTACGCCATGGCGCGGCTCCGGTTCCGCTTCAAGCGCGTCGTGCTCACGGTGATCATCGCCACTTCGATGTTTCCCGTGGTGTCGATCGTGGTCCCGCTGCTGAAGCTGTTCACGGACTTCGGCTGGATCAACACCTATCAGGCGTTGATCGTGCCCAGCATGTCCTTCGCGCTGCCGCTCGCGGTATGGAACCTCACGACCTTCTTCCGGCAGATGCCGGAGGAACTCGAGCACTCGGCCATGGTCGACGGGTGCACGCGGGGCCAGGCGTTCCGCAAGATCATCATTCCCCTTGCCGCGCCCGGCCTGTTCACCACCGCGATCATCGTCTTCATCATCGCCTGGAACGAATTCCTCATCGCCTTGACGATGACGAACAAGGAGGACATGCAGACAGCTCCTGTCGCCGTTTCCAAGTTCACCGGCGCCTCTGATTTCGAGGTCCCGTTCGGCAGCCAGATGGCGGCTGGCGTGCTCGTCACCCTGCCGCTCGTCGTCCTGGTGATCGTCTTCCAGCGTCGCATCGTTTCCGGCCTCACCTCCGGTTCGGCGAAGTAGACCGGCCCTCTCCGCGGATCACTACTCGAAGGAGCCTGCACAGCATGTCAAGCACC
It contains:
- a CDS encoding carbohydrate ABC transporter permease produces the protein MNFQAKIRRWLPYVGVAVVVAYCLAPFYWMVVSSLRRTSDIFENAPLPSHPSLENYLAVFDPSQSFTKSMINSIVVAGVTTSVALVLATFTAYAMARLRFRFKRVVLTVIIATSMFPVVSIVVPLLKLFTDFGWINTYQALIVPSMSFALPLAVWNLTTFFRQMPEELEHSAMVDGCTRGQAFRKIIIPLAAPGLFTTAIIVFIIAWNEFLIALTMTNKEDMQTAPVAVSKFTGASDFEVPFGSQMAAGVLVTLPLVVLVIVFQRRIVSGLTSGSAK
- a CDS encoding carbohydrate ABC transporter permease → MVETHNPGGSATASADESSHDRSGGSSPDGLPAPAKRRRRQPGATSGSARMAALLVSPTLLVLTIVVLYPTIVAFKDSLYGTAGLDPKTGFVSKTEPFVGWSNYADIFGEAGSRFWNAFWNTSFFTVTTVTLETVIGVAMALIMHKAFKGRALVRASILIPWAIPTAISAILWRWIFNSDGVANKIIGEQILWTTEGFHAQVAVIIAEVWKTAPFIGLLVLAGLQVIPKEVYEAARIDGATAMRQFWNITLPLVKPALLVAVLFRTLDALRMFDLPYVLIGAKKASVETLSMLAQDEASNVRFGPAAAYAVVLFIYVFLIALAFVRLLGTDLVRDDDPTPKRRRRWLTRRRTEVTA